One Cololabis saira isolate AMF1-May2022 chromosome 18, fColSai1.1, whole genome shotgun sequence genomic region harbors:
- the fndc1 gene encoding fibronectin type III domain-containing protein 1 isoform X2, with protein sequence MSAKSVLISWVDPAVEMGKVAPGVSRSYTVKFREKGESARWEYRTSAQRRLMIDTLYADSMYEFSVKISQGEKHSEWSTSVFQRTPESAPSGPPENFEVKPLRGKGTAVIATWEEPEEPNGRIREYILSYAPAMKPFGMKTMTYRGSATTTTIDGLTPGERYIFKIRATNRRGMGPQSKTFSVAMPQSSNAASSFTKNKDSQRTSQAASKQDTDQSTESLEESATTPQSRPSAPDNRRQRPLTQTRSYHSIFSSVRGSVRNPVSRGSTRRKAKEEKDEDTISPTPSSAKQTTTTEVVPKEPDNDVSLVSEDEVGYDGPMTTEAPSLKIVTPSPTKPVHISPNRPNRRLIKIRVHQKPGSKATSSSLSKDSSSSTSSSDTPSISSTSVDSSSSSSTSSLSSSHNEESTTNRKDNVVLTYPETKNSYNKPSLTQTKPATAVVKETNSQQTDSTPISKGSSARRSGSTGLRYGYGRRQPGILFRGNSTQVPNGYKPAVTSQLNLPSRAQSQGTLSTRSSAKSQSTLSQRTGSTLDSHAASDTYNFGKSQFASESKAHGSPALERMNPSTSQSSAIHPSTEDTSGSSKRVSHASTTSHETHTLQDVHRSRDQDTSRRNGNSGSNSEETKVEEPTLSTRTNANIEETQDEEENGKRTNVKAGSHTRISPSFAERFPWLASRYPGRFGSSSRATSPRQDSRTPITRVSSSVGAGRPQLRGATTRLSGAVGATEVSSLQETAEDLRTPFTNDALKNGIGSDSFKPSIRNPTTSTSTSLKSDSHRSSSGHTDSSEAVHEEASNVNSNDHKEDYVNKRLGESSKKIADPAATQHKPSVTSAVQENSEDNGRKESPLSRTRTGTSSGVSPNYRRVGTNGRARTPLLSNRQFGGSRLPVRPQPAQNSRSEASTFDSSPSSSDPSSSSNLPQPVLTSDRDVGSSATVTKTGGLTGGNSQSTSSSSSSRDNLRINGGRPRHPIVRGRPNSGGFKPSNGNGKNGRPNLTATKEKEDISSQGTSKATGQRFITGPDGTKWVVDLEQGVLLNSDGQVLQDSQGKPKRVVLGQDGRTVFDHLGSPLVSEEGIALFGSGRESQPVVNPKDKLLMVGGKPVVGLEKVRPRISRPTTTTTTKAPTTTPEPTTSDWSAEEFNSPQAYPTCPPGTFSKLDEHGYPVVDHEGILDCYPEEESSGMEMDHMPDSLALEKDELFVQPALKTTAIPAPEPNSRPSNRGPSSELDLSGKKRFTAPYVNYIQKDPGAPCSLTEALEFLQVDILAGLMDKDSSSANQNQPPKNKPHNFTVVAMEGCHSFIILDWARPLKDDMVSGYMVHSASYDDVINNRWSSRLSNGTHLPVENLKPNSRYYFKVQAKNVFGLGPFSETLTYVTESDDPLLIDRPPGGEPIWVPFSFKYNSAHSTCKGSQYVKRTWYKKFVGVVLCNSLRYKIFMGDGLREPFYSVGDTAGQGEDHCQFVDSHRDGRTGPAYLSNNLPTAQGFYRSYRQEPVAFGVIGRRTPHPFVGWYECGVPIPGKW encoded by the exons ATGTCTGCTAAGTCAGTCCTTATCTCCTGGGTTGACCCTGCTGTAGAAATGGGGAAAGTTGCCCCTGGGGTATCCAG ATCATATACAGTGAAGTTCAGAGAGAAGGGTGAGTCAGCGCGCTGGGAGTACAGGACCAGCGCCCAGAGGAGACTGATGATCGACACCCTGTATGCTGACAGCATGTATGAGTTCTCTGTAAAGATCTCTCAGGGGGAAAAACACAGCGAGTGGAGTACCTCAGTCTTTCAGAGGACCCCCGAGTCAG CGCCATCTGGGCCACCTGAGAACTTTGAAGTCAAGCCACTCCGAGGAAAAGGAACCGCGGTTATCGCAACATGGGAGGAACCTGAAGAACCCAATGGAAGGATCAGAG AGTATATCTTGTCGTATGCCCCTGCAATGAAACCATTTGGAATGAAAACCATGACTTACCGAGGCAGCGCCACCACAACCACCATTGATGGTTTAACACCAGGGGAACGCTACATTTTCAAGATCAGAGCCACCAACAGGAGGGGAATGGGACCACAAAGCAAGACCTTCAGTGTTGCAATGCCACAGT CCAGCAATGCTGCTTCATCATTCACAAAAAACAAGGACAGCCAGCGGACCAGCCAAGCTGCTTCAAAACAGGATACCGACCAGTCAACAGAGTCGCTAGAGGAATCAGCCACAACACCCCAGTCACGCCCATCTGCACCTGATAACAGACGTCAACGTCCGCTAACCCAGACGCGCTCCTATCACAGTATCTTCTCTTCTGTCAGGGGCTCAGTCAGGAATCCAGTGTCCAGGGGCTCAACCAGAAGAAAAGCtaaagaggaaaaagatgaaGACACAATATCGCCAACACCATCTTCAGCTAAACAGACAACCACTACTGAAGTTGTGCCAAAAGAACCAGATAATGATGTTTCTCTTGTATCGGAGGATGAAGTGGGGTATGATGGGCCCATGACCACTGAAGCCCCCAGTCTCAAAATTGTAACACCCTCCCCAACTAAACCTGTGCATATCAGTCCTAACAGGCCAAACAGAAGGCTGATTAAGATCAGGGTCCATCAAAAACCTGGATCAAAGGCTACTTCCTCGTCGTTATCCAAAGATTCATCCTCTTCCACTTCATCCTCTGACACTCCCTCAATTTCATCCACCTCTGTtgattcctcctcatcatcttccACCTCATCACTGTCTTCCTCACATAATGAAGAGTCAACAACTAATAGAAAGGACAATGTTGTTCTCACATATCCAGAGACCAAAAATAGCTACAATAAACCCAGTTTAACACAAACTAAACCCGCCACCGCGGTTGTAAAGGAAACCAATTCACAGCAGACAGACAGTACACCGATAAGTAAAGGTTCTTCAGCAAGGCGCAGTGGCAGTACTGGTTTGAGATATGGTTATGGACGAAGACAACCTGGAATTTTATTCAGAGGGAATTCAACCCAAGTGCCAAATGGTTACAAACCTGCCGTCACCTCTCAGTTGAATTTACCAAGCAGAGCTCAAAGCCAAGGTACATTAAGCACACGCAGTTCAGCAAAATCACAGTCCACATTATCACAAAGAACTGGAAGCACATTGGACAGCCATGCAGCATCTGATACATATAATTTTGGCAAATCGCAATTTGCATCAGAGTCTAAGGCTCATGGGTCTCCAGCTTTGGAAAGAATGAATCCATCCACTTCACAGAGTAGTGCAATCCATCCTTCGACCGAAGACACATCAGGTTCTTCTAAAAGAGTGTCACATGCATCTACAACTTCTCATGAAACGCACACTTTGCAGGATGTACATAGATCACGTGATCAAGATACATCAAGGAGAAATGGAAATTCTGGATCTAATTCAGAGGAAACTAAAGTTGAAGAGCCAACTTTAAGCACTAGAACAAATGCTAACATAGAGGAGACACAGGACGAAGAAGAAAATGGTAAAAGGACAAATGTGAAAGCAGGTTCTCATACTAGAATTAGTCCTTCATTTGCAGAAAGATTCCCCTGGCTAGCAAGTCGTTATCCTGGCAGATTTGGTTCTAGTTCAAGGGCAACATCTCCCAGGCAGGATAGCAGGACTCCTATTACCAGGGTGTCATCTTCTGTTGGGGCTGGTAGACCACAATTAAGGGGGGCAACAACCAGGCTCTCAGGGGCTGTAGGTGCTACAGAAGTGTCTTCATTACAGGAGACCGCTGAAGATCTGAGGACTCCATTCACTAATGATGCACTAAAGAATGGAATTGGATCAGACTCATTCAAGCCCTCCATTCGAAACCCAACTACCTCAACATCAACTTCATTAAAATCGGATTCCCATCGTTCCTCAAGTGGACACACAGATTCCAGTGAGGCTGTCCATGAAGAAGCCTCTAATGTAAATAGTAATGATCATAAAGAGGACTATGTCAATAAGAGGCTCGGTGAAAGCAGCAAAAAGATTGCAGACCCTGCAGCCACCCAACATAAGCCCTCTGTAACCTCTGCTGTCCAAGAAAATTCAGAGGACAATGGTAGAAAGGAATCTCCTCtttccaggaccaggactggcACTTCATCTGGAGTCAGTCCAAATTACCGTCGTGTAGGCACGAACGGGAGAGCACGCACTCCTCTTCTGTCTAACAGGCAGTTTGGTGGGTCCAGGCTACCCGTCCGACCACAGCCGGCACAGAACTCTAGGTCTGAAGCCTCAACATTTGATTCGTCGCCCTCATCATCTGATCCCTCTTCCTCGTCAAACCTGCCTCAGCCAGTTTTAACCTCAGATCGTGATGTTGGCAGTAGTGCTACTGTGACAAAGACGGGGGGATTGACTGGTGGTAACTCTCAATcaacatcatcttcatcttcatctagAGACAATTTAAGGATTAATGGCGGTCGTCCTCGTCATCCCATTGTTAGAGGGAGGCCAAACAGTGGAGGATTCAAACCCAGCAATGGAAATG GTAAAAATGGGCGACCCAATCTGAcagcaacaaaagaaaaagaggacatATCTTCTCAAGGAACTAGCAAGGCCACTGGTCAAAGGTTTATCACTGGACCTGATGGAACCAAATGG GTGGTTGATTTGGAGCAAGGGGTTCTTCTGAACTCGGATGGGCAAGTTCTTCAGGACTCCCAAGGAAAACCCAAGAGAGTTGTTCTTGGGCAGGATGGACGCACAGTTTTTG ACCACCTGGGAAGTCCCCTGGTTAGTGAGGAAGGTATTGCTCTGTTTGGTAGTGGCAGAGAAAGTCAGCCGGTGGTCAATCCCAAAGACAAGCTCCTCATGGTTGGAGGCAAACCTGTTGTTGGTTTAGAAAAGGTTCGTCCCAGGATCTCAagacccaccaccaccaccaccaccaaggCTCCCACGACCACACCTGAACCCACAACCAGTGACTGGTCCGCAGAGGAGTTCAACTCTCCACAGGCATACCCTACTTGTCCACCAGGAACCTTCTCCAAATTAGATGAACATGGATATCCTGTTGTGGACCATGAAGGAATTTTGGATTGTTATCCAGAAG AAGAATCCTCGGGAATGGAAATGGATCACATGCCTGATTCTTTAGCTCTTGAGAAAG ATGAGTTGTTTGTCCAGCCTGCCTTAAAAACCACAGCGATCCCAGCTCCTGAGCCAAACAGCAGGCCGTCCAACCGAGGTCCTTCATCCGAGCTTGACCTCAGTGGGAAGAAGCGCTTCACAG CTCCTTATGTGAACTACATCCAGAAGGATCCAGGTGCACCTTGCTCTCTAACGGAGGCTCTGGAGTTCCTCCAGGTGGACATCCTAGCAGGCTTGATGGATAAGGACAGCTCGTCAGCCAATCAGAACCAGCCTCCAAAAAACAAGCCCCATAATTTCACAGTAGTCGCCATGGAAGGCTGCCACTCCTTTATCATCCTGGACTGGGCCCGTCCTCTGAAAGATGATATGGTGTCAG GTTACATGGTCCACAGTGCCTCATACGATGATGTCATTAACAATCGGTGGTCTTCAAGACTGTCTAATGGGACACACCTTCCTGTGGAGAATCTCAAGCCCAATTCTAG GTACTACTTCAAAGTGCAAGCCAAGAATGTGTTTGGTTTGGGGCCATTCAGCGAAACACTCACCTATGTCACTGAATCAG ACGACCCTCTCCTCATTGATAGGCCACCTG GTGGAGAACCAATCTGGGTCCCCTTCTCCTTCAAGTATAA